A region from the Arachis ipaensis cultivar K30076 chromosome B01, Araip1.1, whole genome shotgun sequence genome encodes:
- the LOC107637514 gene encoding protein trichome birefringence-like 10, whose amino-acid sequence MPHFSSYKFPFFISVSLSLITRHCHRYRNTRILKTVMSSPWSLSHAQQEFHEAFRRVKRFRLFESSLGALGFVLVTAFVICCCFFLDNRDFAARFGPNPMDKPKRFNWLQMKGSVSGEGRVEFLQENGGGCDLFDGNWVWDESYPLYHSKDCSFLDKGFRCSENGRRDLFYTKWRWQPKGCNLPRFNATMMLEKLRNKRIVFAGDSIGRNQWESLLCMLSSVVQNKESIYEVNGSPITKHKGFLVFKFRDYNCTVEYYRSPFLVLQGRPPAGAAAKIRTTLKVDKMDWNSLKWNDADILVLNTGHWWNYEKTIRGGCYFQQGMQVKMEMQVQDAYKRSIETVLNWIQDTVNTSKTQVFFRTLAPVHFRGGDWRNGGKCNLETLPEIGSSLVPNDNWSKFKIANSVLSSANRNSVKLSVLNVTHMTGQRKDGHSSIYYLGPVVGPVPHHRQDCSHWCLPGVPDTWNELLYALILKSQASHRWNM is encoded by the exons ATGCCACACTTCTCCTCTTACAAGTTTCCGTTTTTCATTTCTGTCTCATTATCACTCATCACTCGTCACTGCCACCGTTACCGCAATACCCGCATTCTCAAAACTGTGATGTCTTCCCCTTGGAGCCTATCGCATGCACAGCAAGAATTTCATGAAGCTTTTAGGAGGGTTAAGCGCTTTAGGTTGTTTGAATCCTCTCTGGGTGCTCTTGGTTTCGTTCTTGTCACTGCCTTTGTCATTTGCTGCTGCTTCTTTTTGGATAACAGAGATTTTGCTGCTAGATTTGGTCCCAATCCCATGGATAAGCCCAAGAGGTTCAATTGGTTGCAGATGAAAGGCTCTGTTTCTGGGGAAGGCAGAGTTGAATTCCTTCAAGAAAATGGTGGTGGCTGCGATCTGTTTGATGGGAACTGGGTTTGGGATGAGAGCTACCCTCTCTATCATTCTAAAGATTGCAGCTTTCTCGATAAAGGATTCCGATGTTCTGAGAATGGACGGCGGGACTTGTTTTACACCAAGTGGAGATGGCAACCTAAAGGTTGCAACTTGCCCAG ATTCAATGCAACAATGATGTTGGAGAAACTGCGAAACAAACGGATAGTGTTTGCTGGTGATTCAATTGGGAGAAACCAATGGGAGTCACTCTTATGCATGCTCTCTTCTGTAGTGCAAAACAAGGAATCAATCTACGAAGTGAATGGCAGCCCAATCACAAAGCACAAGGGCTTCTTGGTGTTCAAATTCAGGGATTATAACTGCACGGTGGAATATTATAGATCACCATTTCTGGTATTGCAGGGCCGGCCTCCCGCCGGAGCTGCTGCCAAGATTAGGACAACACTGAAAGTGGATAAAATGGATTGGAACTCTTTGAAGTGGAACGATGCCGATATCCTTGTTCTTAACACAGGGCACTGGTGGAATTACGAGAAGACCATAAGAGGAGGATGTTATTTCCAACAAGGCATGCAAGTTAAAATGGAAATGCAGGTACAAGATGCATATAAGAGGTCCATTGAGACAGTGTTGAATTGGATACAAGATACAGTTAATACCAGCAAGACACAAGTTTTCTTTCGTACTTTAGCCCCAGTGCATTTCAG AGGCGGGGATTGGAGAAACGGTGGAAAGTGTAATTTGGAGACACTACCAGAGATTGGGTCGTCATTGGTGCCTAATGATAACTGGTCCAAGTTCAAGATAGCAAATTCTGTGTTATCATCAGCAAACAGAAATAGTGTGAAGTTGAGTGTGTTGAATGTGACACACATGACTGGTCAGAGAAAAGATGGGCATTCATCAATATATTATCTGGGTCCGGTTGTGGGTCCTGTGCCTCATCATCGGCAAGATTGCAGCCACTGGTGTCTCCCCGGTGTGCCTGATACATGGAATGAGCTCctctatgctctcatactaaaaTCTCAAGCTTCTCATAGATGGAACATGTAA
- the LOC107637527 gene encoding asparagine synthetase B [glutamine-hydrolyzing] isoform X2: protein MMFSWLIATTKSRHGDQVYTKNGRSFAVKDEIFCVFSGVLENLGSLRQQYGLAKSANEVVLVIEAYKALRDRAPYPPNHVVSHLSGAFAFILFDKSTSTLFVASDQDGKAPLYWGITADGYVAFADDADLLKRACGKSLASFPQGCFYSTAVGGLRSYENPNNKITAVPANEDDIWGATFKVEGPAFVAATQ from the exons ATGATGTTCAGCTGGCTTATAGCCACCACAAAGAGTCGCCATGGAGACCAAG TTTACACAAAAAATGGCAGATCGTTCGCCGTGAAAGATGAGATATTCTGTGTGTTTTCGGGAGTGCTTGAGAATCTGGGGAGCTTGAGGCAACAGTACGGACTGGCCAAATCTGCAAATGAAGTGGTTCTGGTGATTGAAGCTTACAAAGCTTTGCGTGACAGAGCACCCTACCCTCCCAATCACGTGGTTTCCCATCTCAGTGGCGCATTCGCTTTCATTCTTTTTGACAAATCCACTTCTACGCTCTTTGTGGCCTCT GATCAAGATGGCAAGGCACCTCTATATTGGGGAATAACTGCTGATGGCTATGTAGCATTCGCTGATGATGCAGATTTGCTTAAACGTGCTTGTGGCAAGTCTCTTGCTTCTTTTCCTCAAGGATGCTTCTACTCCACAGCTGTTGGGGGCTTGAGGTCTTATGAGAACCCAAACAATAAGATCACTGCTGTCCCTGCTAATGAAGACGACATCTGGGGTGCTACTTTCAAGGTGGAGGGCCCAGCATTTGTGGCAGCAACACAGTAG
- the LOC107637527 gene encoding stem-specific protein TSJT1 isoform X1 yields MLGVFSSSIVSAPEELVAAGSRTPSPKSTAETLVKRFVESNGSAVSVEVGDDVQLAYSHHKESPWRPRSFAVKDEIFCVFSGVLENLGSLRQQYGLAKSANEVVLVIEAYKALRDRAPYPPNHVVSHLSGAFAFILFDKSTSTLFVASDQDGKAPLYWGITADGYVAFADDADLLKRACGKSLASFPQGCFYSTAVGGLRSYENPNNKITAVPANEDDIWGATFKVEGPAFVAATQ; encoded by the exons ATGTTGGGTGTGTTCAGCAGCTCCATCGTGTCGGCGCCGGAAGAGTTGGTAGCGGCGGGAAGCCGAACTCCGTCGCCAAAGAGCACGGCGGAGACGCTAGTGAAGCGGTTCGTAGAGAGTAACGGATCGGCGGTGTCGGTGGAGGTGGGTGATGATGTTCAGCTGGCTTATAGCCACCACAAAGAGTCGCCATGGAGACCAAG ATCGTTCGCCGTGAAAGATGAGATATTCTGTGTGTTTTCGGGAGTGCTTGAGAATCTGGGGAGCTTGAGGCAACAGTACGGACTGGCCAAATCTGCAAATGAAGTGGTTCTGGTGATTGAAGCTTACAAAGCTTTGCGTGACAGAGCACCCTACCCTCCCAATCACGTGGTTTCCCATCTCAGTGGCGCATTCGCTTTCATTCTTTTTGACAAATCCACTTCTACGCTCTTTGTGGCCTCT GATCAAGATGGCAAGGCACCTCTATATTGGGGAATAACTGCTGATGGCTATGTAGCATTCGCTGATGATGCAGATTTGCTTAAACGTGCTTGTGGCAAGTCTCTTGCTTCTTTTCCTCAAGGATGCTTCTACTCCACAGCTGTTGGGGGCTTGAGGTCTTATGAGAACCCAAACAATAAGATCACTGCTGTCCCTGCTAATGAAGACGACATCTGGGGTGCTACTTTCAAGGTGGAGGGCCCAGCATTTGTGGCAGCAACACAGTAG